The following proteins are co-located in the Arctopsyche grandis isolate Sample6627 chromosome 3, ASM5162203v2, whole genome shotgun sequence genome:
- the gzl gene encoding godzilla E3 ubiquitin protein ligase, whose translation MGSSLLLVAIITIFSLLSSAVDCDIFVYNQKPPMIIEEEFRDMPAKFGPPISSDGMRAFVVAAEPSNGCFGLAPPPPDTEPNFTVNWIVLVSRRNCSFEDKIRNAQAAGFDGVIVYNVDSNDLEIMSAKNPMGINIPSVFVGENDGLIILYNYLYTNKYFLVINGDIPFNINKHLLLPFAIVIVLCLIIMIIFLVVRCIRERRRSRRHRLPNSSLKKIPTCKFAKGDPYDMCAICLDDYVEGDKLRVLPCAHAYHCKCIDPWLTKNRRVCPVCKRKVFANGERPVRSNVTDTARSVHESQSDSDTDDDRAPLMNSQSDRPTQGGTFNGQRENPFMRAARIVSERNRTSASNLPDSQSRNEQSDARIPQGGSWPESSRGGPFLTGVLNLRGEQFPTSNQCDNESLNDDRQSLLGGGPSLPSRSPSVKTHSERERNTRRSLNEGGSRRSRKNSQQSSNQSRRRGSDTTQVSSNSERSQPEVDVNSASNLVCDDVEGQHNVEGQHNEDSSDQGLIGVAALPNVHIAERQDRNRGSDYII comes from the exons ATGGGGTCGAGCTTACTTTTGGTGGCGATCATCACCATCTTCAGCCTTCTGAGTTCCGCTGTAGATTgtgatatatttgtatataaccaAAAGCCACCGATGATT ATTGAAGAGGAGTTTCGCGACATGCCTGCAAAATTCGGTCCTCCAATATCTAGCGATGGTATGCGGGCTTTCGTCGTCGCCGCAGAACCGTCCAATGGCTGTTTTGGTTTAGCACCCCCTCCACCAGACACTGAACCTAATTTCACTGTAAATTGGATCGTTTTAGTTTCTAG GCGTAACTGTAGCTTTGAAGATAAAATTCGCAATGCACAGGCAGCTGGATTTGATGGTGTCATTGTTTACAATGTCGATTCTAATGACTTgg aaATAATGTCAGCTAAAAATCCAATGGGAATCAATATTCCTTCAGTATTTGTTGGTGAAAACGATGGGCTAATTATCCTATACAATTATTTGTATACTAATAA atATTTTCTCGTAATAAATGGAGATATACCGTTCAATATCAATAAGCACCTGTTGTTGCCGTTTGCAATTGTTATCGTGTTGTGTTTGATcataatgataatatttttg GTCGTGAGATGTATACGGGAAAGGAGACGTTCCAGAAGGCATCGTTTACCTAATAGTTCACTTAAAAAGATACCCACTTGCAAATTCGCCAAAGGAGATCCGTATGATATGTGTGCTATTTGTTTGGACGATTATGTAGAAGGCGATAAGTTACGTGTTCTTCCTTGTGCAcatg CTTATCATTGCAAGTGTATTGATCCTTGGCTTACTAAAAACAGGCGTGTTTGTCCTGTTTGTAAACGTAAAGTATTTGCAAATGGTGAAAGGCCTGTCCGTAGTAATGTCACTGACACTGCTAGATCGGTACACGAAAGTCAAAGTGATAGTGATACTGATGACGATAGAGCACCATTGATGAATTCGCAGAGTGACAGACCGACACAG GGAGGTACATTCAATGGACAACGTGAAAATCCATTTATGCGTGCAGCTCGTATAGTTTCAGAAAGAAATCGAACTTCGGCAAGCAATCTACCTGATTCTCAAAGTCGAAACGAACAGTCAGATGCAAG aatTCCTCAAGGAGGTAGTTGGCCTGAATCATCACGCGGTGGACCGTTTTTAACTGGTGTTCTTAACTTACGAGGCGAACAATTTCCGACATCTAATCA GTGTGACAATGAGTCTTTAAACGATGATAGACAGTCTTTACTTGGAGGAGGTCCATCTCTGCCATCCAGAAGCCCATCTGTTAAAACACATTCGGAAAGAGAAAGAAATACCCGACGAAGTTTAAATGAAGGTGGCTCAAGGCGTTCACGTAAAAACAGCCAACAGTCATCGAATCAGAGCAGGAGACGGGGCTCTGACACAACTCAAGTTTCTTCAAATTCCGAAAGGAGTCAACCAGAAGTAGACGTCAACAGTGCATCTAATTTAGTATGTGACGATGTTGAAGGTCAGCATAATGTCGAAGGTCAACACAACGAAGATTCGAGTGATCAAGGACTTATCGGTGTTGCTGCGTTGCCAAATGTTCACATTGCAGAGAGACAGGATAGAAACAGGGGaagtgattatattatataa
- the LOC143909599 gene encoding uncharacterized protein LOC143909599, with translation MTRLFGEMGSTMLRIVLLLGMAVSVLSFGSSDDRFIKKYAMMKIYESCFGAEVVKDIRREMKAACAKCAAMSEERSPPPPPPPPSSIYNGRLPPIAINIPQHTRLGENPENIQNNEIPPGPLSQMNVPPMPEQGNIDAEKLQQAIMGFPPQQQFQSYAPQSLGFGLGNAPIYQPIISPYFQQWPQQQYPMQYQPPSYFQQSFPYFRQRMSRDMDFRNRLEVLTSRSSGKVRNVTCVMQELGYLDQNLEPNYEKIAERIANLPVANELKGDIQEGLQFCQKFASCVPETKRENSPLSRELIKPMFFFRCYKHKKLEACVMKDVRDRFSSEEDIDTETEIRSMSRVGKSFKMAGASSQAYVDELDDITVSVYDFLYGSNDMDLESVM, from the exons ATGACTCGGCTGTTTGGCGAG atGGGGTCAACAATGCTCAGAATTGTTTTGTTGTTAGGGATGGCAGTATCTGTTTTGAGCTTTGGATCAAGCGACGATCGGTTTATCAAGAAATATGCAATGATGAag ATATACGAGAGCTGCTTTGGCGCAGAAGTTGTTAAAGATATAAGGAGGGAAATGAAGGCGGCTTGTGCGAAATGTGCTGCTATGTCTGAAGAAAGatctcctcctcctcctccaccCCCACCATCTTCGATATACAATGGACGACTTCCTCCGATAGCCATCAACATCCCACAACACACTAGATTGGGAGAAAATcctgaaaatattcaaaataatgaaatacctCCAGGTCCTTTGTCGCAGATGAACGTTCCGCCCATGCCAGAGCAGGGCAACATCGATGCGGAAAAATTACAGCAAGCTATTATGGGTTTTCCACCTCAACAG CAATTCCAGTCGTACGCTCCGCAATCTTTAGGATTTGGATTGGGAAACGCTCCGATATACCAACCTATCATTTCACCGTACTTCCAACAATGGCCACAACAACAATACCCCATGCAGTATCAACCGCCATCATACTTCCAGCAATCTTTCCCATATTTTCGTCAACGAATGTCG CGCGATATGGACTTCAGAAATAGGCTTGAAGTGTTGACGTCTCGGTCCAGTGGAAAAGTTCGAAATGTTACATGTGTAATGCAAGAACTAGGCTATTTAGATCaa AATTTGGAACCGAACTATGAAAAAATAGCTGAAAGGATCGCAAACTTGCCAGTTGCCAATGAACTAAAAGGCGATATTCAAGAGGGTCTACAATTTTGTCAAAAGTTTGCC agtTGTGTTCCTGAAACAAAAAGGGAAAATTCACCGCTGTCCAGAGAGTTGATTAAGCCTATGTTCTTCTTCAGATGTTATAAG cataaGAAACTCGAAGCATGTGTTATGAAGGATGTTCGAGATAGGTTTTCTTCGGAAGAAGATATCGACACAGAGACCGAAATTCGTTCTATGTCTAGGGTTGGCAAATCGTTCAAAATGGCAGGAGCATCGTCACAAGCTTATGTCGACGAATTAGACGACATAACTGTATCTGTATATGATTTTCTTTATGGGTCCAACGACATGGATTTGGAATCGGTCAtgtaa